From a single Vibrio campbellii CAIM 519 = NBRC 15631 = ATCC 25920 genomic region:
- a CDS encoding LPD25 domain-containing protein, giving the protein MSHSLSSQVHSTKAASAINVSPLHHSGSTTVKVAPRSVLVNWSESSRLNEGEEFPFDIFEAIALKAALDNPLGGYDKTDITVNFDNGHQHRCRVDLGCGGNECGFADHCFRVLEYALSIEKSEPSHWYFTHAQGRELLALLKTYQLNRHTVALSRSQVLARTRLAKAQQEAEEQAKAKQRKAAHQQRVEREKAFQASLSIPDWAQGAIVATYTVFDEDNSDPYADDYRFNTEKTIVLAWSKHTRRLFPELRKACLNHEDTAFLADKAQSSEHRENYSMGAGTYLTNKDFIRCGWSVRKVRFWREDSKAVYVPLGELAQAVQA; this is encoded by the coding sequence ATGTCACATTCCCTTTCTTCCCAAGTTCACAGCACTAAGGCAGCCAGCGCGATCAACGTATCTCCGTTGCATCACTCAGGCTCTACAACAGTGAAAGTCGCGCCGCGTTCGGTGTTGGTGAATTGGTCGGAATCCTCTCGCTTGAATGAGGGGGAAGAATTCCCATTCGATATTTTTGAGGCCATCGCATTAAAAGCGGCGTTAGACAATCCGCTTGGTGGCTACGATAAAACGGACATTACGGTGAATTTCGATAATGGCCATCAGCACCGCTGCCGCGTCGATTTGGGTTGCGGTGGTAATGAGTGTGGGTTTGCGGATCACTGTTTTCGTGTGCTCGAGTACGCGCTATCAATTGAGAAAAGTGAACCGTCGCATTGGTATTTTACTCACGCCCAGGGGCGCGAGCTGCTCGCACTGCTTAAAACGTATCAGTTAAATCGGCATACGGTAGCGTTGTCTCGCTCTCAGGTGTTAGCGCGAACCCGTTTAGCAAAAGCCCAGCAAGAAGCCGAGGAACAGGCTAAGGCCAAACAAAGAAAAGCAGCGCATCAACAGCGAGTAGAACGAGAAAAGGCATTTCAGGCGTCGCTTTCAATTCCGGATTGGGCGCAAGGTGCCATTGTGGCAACGTACACAGTGTTTGATGAGGACAATAGTGATCCTTATGCTGATGATTATCGATTCAATACGGAAAAAACCATTGTTCTTGCCTGGTCTAAACATACGCGCCGATTGTTCCCGGAGTTGCGCAAGGCGTGCTTAAACCACGAGGATACGGCGTTTTTAGCGGACAAAGCACAAAGTAGTGAACACCGAGAAAATTACTCGATGGGTGCCGGTACCTATCTCACGAATAAAGATTTTATTCGTTGCGGTTGGTCGGTGCGTAAAGTGCGCTTTTGGCGTGAGGACAGCAAAGCGGTTTACGTTCCATTGGGTGAACTGGCTCAAGCAGTTCAAGCATAA